The nucleotide window ATCTGCGCCACCAGCGACTTCCCGCTTCCGATCCCGCCCGTCAGCCCGACAAGGAGCATCGCCCTCCGTCCTTTCTCATTCGTGTTTGTTGCCGGCGCATTCTCGTTCGCGCCCCGAATCTTCACGGCCGAATTTAAAGGCAATGATTCTACCATAAATCGGGGCGCCGTCTCCAGTCGCGTTGACTAGACGCATACCCTCTGCTAAACTTTCCCTATGAACGATGCCGCGAAGAAAATCCGGGCCCTTCAGGACAACATCGAACAGGTGATCAAGGGAAAACCGGAGGTGGTCCGGCTGACGATCACGGCGTTGTTGGCCCGCGGGCACCTCTTGATCGAGGATGTTCCCGGCATCGGCAAAACCACCCTGGCCCACAGTCTGGCCCGGTCCCTGGACTGCAGCTTCCGACGCATTCAGTTCACCAGCGACCTGCTTCCCTCCGACATCCTGGGGGTCACCATTTATAATCAGCAGACCCAGACCTTTGAATTCAAACTCGGGCCGATCTTCGCGAACATTATTTTGGCGGACGAGATCAACCGGACCACGCCCAAGACCCAGTCCAGTCTTCTGGAAGCCATGAACGATGCCCAGGTCTCCGTGGACAGCCACACCTACCCGCTTCCCAGCCCGTTCATGGTCATGGCCACGCAGAATCCTCTCGAACACCACGGAACCTATCCCTTGCCCGAGTCGCAGCTGGACCGCTTCCTGATGCGGATCGGAATCGGCTATCCCGACCCCGAAAACGAGAAGGTCATCCTGACCACCCAGCGACTTTTTCAACCGGCCGGCGACCTCAAACCGGTCCTGAGCACGCACGAGGTCCTGGAGCTTCAAAACGCCGTCGACCGCGTCCGCGTGGATGAAAATCTGGTGGACTATCTTCTGTCCCTGACCCTGGCGACGCGGAGCAACGAACGGTTTGCGTTGGGGGTCAGTCCGCGCGGCGCCATGGCGTTGCACAAGACCGCGCAGGCTTACGCCCTGGTCGACGGACGGAATTACTGCGTCCCCGACGATATCAAACGGCTGGCCCCGCTGGTCTTCGCCCACCGCGTGATTCTCAACACCCAGTTCGAAACCGACGGCCGCCGCAGCGAGGACGCCGAGCGCATCGTTCAAGAATTGGTGAACCAGGTCGCCGTTCCGCTTTGAGCGGGAATCCATCTTTTTATGTCCTCCTTCCTCACCAGACTTCAGCGGCTGATCTACCGGAACCGCTCGATCACCTTCACGCCGACCGGCACCCGTTTCGTGCTTCTCACCTTGGCCGTCGGCGTGGCGGCGGTGAACACCGGGAACAACCTCCTCTATCTCATCCTCGGGATGATGCTGAGCCTGATCATCGTCTCCGGGATTCTGTCCGAACAGTCCCTCCGCAAAATTTCCTTCGAATGGCGCTTCCCCGTCCGAATCTTCGCGCAGGAGCCCGTTCCGGTCGAGATCCGGATCACCAACGGCAAACGGTTTCTTCCTTCCTATTCGTTCCGCGTGGACGAGGGAGAGGACGCGTCCCAGTCCGTCTACACCTTTCAACTGTCCGCCGGGCAGACCACCGTTTTCCGGAAGACGACCCGGTTTGAAAAACGAGGATTCCAGGCGTTGCCGCCGTTGCGGTTCCACACGGCCTTCCCGTTCGGTTTTTTTCAAAAGACCCTGATCCGTCCCCAGACCCGCACGGTGCTGGTCTATCCCCGGGTCCTTCCCCGACCTCCGGGCATCGACCGGATGACTTCGCGGCTCGGCCGGGACCACGAATACCCGGTGCGGGGAAGCGGCGCGACTCTCCACAACCTGCGGGATTACACGCCGCGGGACGACGCCCGCGGAATTCACTGGAAAGCCTCCGCCCGCGAGTCCAAGCTCCTCCTGAAAGAATACGAGCGCGAGGAGGACGACCACGTCCATCTGGTGTTCAGCAATCACCTGCCTTTTGTATCGGGGGACCGCTCCGGCGGAGAGGAACAAGGGTCCTCACATGCCCCCCGCACCCCCGCGCTCGGACGGGCCAAGCCCGATCCTCGCTTATTTTCTGGATCGGGGGGCCGCTCCGATGCGCCGGAAGCGGCGCTTCAGAATTTCGAACGGGCCGTCGAGTTGACGGCCTCGCTGGCCTATGAGTTCAACCGTCACGGCTATGCGGTCGACCTGCAGACGCTTTCTGAAAACGCCGACGGGCCGGAAACGCCCATGGATCTCGACGACGTTCTCAAAACGCTGGCGCTGATCCAACCGGTCTATGATTCCACGGAACAAAGCGAGCGGGATCGGATCAACCGGAGAATCGCGGCCCTCGCCCGGTCCGCCGCGTTCGGAGGGCGCCGGATCCTGATTCTTCCATCGCCCGACCCGATGTGGGACACTCTGCGGGGACGCTACTCGAACGTCCTGGGCGCCGGCGAACCCCGGTTCGAGGCCTGGTCCCGGACGGGAGGAAAACGCCCATGACGCTGGACCTCACGTTTCAGATCACCTCGCGCCTCCTGGCCTTGATCGGTTTGCTGTCCCTGATCTTGACGAACGAATTCTCCTTGTTATTCGCGTTCACGGCCGTCGCGGCGGTGGCGGCCAGTTTTATCCTCGTCCTGCGCGGGATGACCTTTAATCTGAACCGCCAGATCTGGACCTCGGTCAACTTGGCCGTGCTGGCTTTTTTCATCATCGACCTCTCGGTCTTTTCCCAATCCCTTTTGACCGCCAGCACCCATTTCATCGTTTTTCTGATGATCAATAAACTGTTCAACCTCCGGACGCCCCAGGATCATTTCCAGCTTTACCTGATCAGCTTCCTGCAGCTCCTGGCCGCCTCCACCTATACGATCGACGTCACTTTCCTGGTTTCCTTCGTGCTGTATCTCCTGACCGCCACCTGGGCCCTGCTGCTTCATCACCTGACGATGGAAAAAGCGAGACTCACCGGCCGGGGACCGGCCGGCCAGCCGTCCGGCTGGGCGTCCGGATTGACCTGGGCTTTTTTCATGAGCACGAACGGCATCGCGGTCGCCGCGCTGGGATGCGCCCTTCTTCTGTTCATGTTCATCCCGCGGGTCGGCCTGGGCTTTTTCCACCGAACGCAATCCAGCCTGATCCGGACGTCGGGTTTTTCCGAGGAAGAGGACCTGGGCGAGATCGGTTCGGTTAAAAAGGACCCGACCGTGAT belongs to Nitrospiria bacterium and includes:
- a CDS encoding MoxR family ATPase, whose protein sequence is MNDAAKKIRALQDNIEQVIKGKPEVVRLTITALLARGHLLIEDVPGIGKTTLAHSLARSLDCSFRRIQFTSDLLPSDILGVTIYNQQTQTFEFKLGPIFANIILADEINRTTPKTQSSLLEAMNDAQVSVDSHTYPLPSPFMVMATQNPLEHHGTYPLPESQLDRFLMRIGIGYPDPENEKVILTTQRLFQPAGDLKPVLSTHEVLELQNAVDRVRVDENLVDYLLSLTLATRSNERFALGVSPRGAMALHKTAQAYALVDGRNYCVPDDIKRLAPLVFAHRVILNTQFETDGRRSEDAERIVQELVNQVAVPL
- a CDS encoding DUF58 domain-containing protein → MSSFLTRLQRLIYRNRSITFTPTGTRFVLLTLAVGVAAVNTGNNLLYLILGMMLSLIIVSGILSEQSLRKISFEWRFPVRIFAQEPVPVEIRITNGKRFLPSYSFRVDEGEDASQSVYTFQLSAGQTTVFRKTTRFEKRGFQALPPLRFHTAFPFGFFQKTLIRPQTRTVLVYPRVLPRPPGIDRMTSRLGRDHEYPVRGSGATLHNLRDYTPRDDARGIHWKASARESKLLLKEYEREEDDHVHLVFSNHLPFVSGDRSGGEEQGSSHAPRTPALGRAKPDPRLFSGSGGRSDAPEAALQNFERAVELTASLAYEFNRHGYAVDLQTLSENADGPETPMDLDDVLKTLALIQPVYDSTEQSERDRINRRIAALARSAAFGGRRILILPSPDPMWDTLRGRYSNVLGAGEPRFEAWSRTGGKRP